A single window of Cryptococcus tetragattii IND107 chromosome 4 map unlocalized Ctg04, whole genome shotgun sequence DNA harbors:
- a CDS encoding vacuolar protein 8 produces the protein MGNALSSCCSPRRKNAYEPLLLETEREAVADLLQYLENRSTTNFFAGSPLAALTTLSFSENVDLQRSAALAFAEITEKEVREVGRDTLDPILYLLSSHDPEVQRAASAALGNLAVNAENKLLVVSLGGLEPLIRQMLSPNVEVQCNAVGCITNLATHDENKTQIAKSGALVPLTRLAKSKDMRVQRNATGALLNMTHSDENRQQLVAAGAIPVLVSLLNSPDTDVQYYCTTALSNIAVDAANRKKLAQSEPKLVQSLVQLMDSQSLKVQCQAALALRNLASDSKYQIEIVKFGGLKPLLRLLHSSYLPLILSAAACVRNVSIHPANESPIIESGFLQPLIELLSFDENEEVQCHAISTLRNLAASSEKNKGAIVEAGAVEKIKSLVLTVPLAVQSEMTACVAVLALSDDLKPQLLEMGICEVLIPLTNSPSVEVQGNSAAALGNLSSKAAEDYAPFNAVWNKPDGGLHAYLVRFLSSADITFQHIAVWTIVQLLEAEDEQLTNNIRSSPILISSIRQLAKSPPPSRAGGAPRRDPNDPSAGSSDDEFEDGLTDQEGEGEIVSLARRILDLTEVGEGDEFGERGGRNVPVSSHGQASGQGQTSNVGSMGSEHAALRASVHRALSGGGR, from the exons ATGGGCAACGCACTCAGCAGCTGTTGCAGcccgaggaggaagaacgCCTATGAGCCGCTCCTCCTCGAGACAGAGCGCGAGGCCGTTGCAGACCTCCTCCAGTATCTAGAGA ACCGATCCACTACCAACTTCTTCGCTGGCTCTCCTCTCGCAGCACTCACCACCTTGTCATTCTCTGAGAATGTTGACCTCCAACGTTCAGCCGCCTTAGCGTTCGCGGAAATCacagagaaggaggtcaGAGAAGTCGGTAGAGATACCCTCGATCCCATTCTCTATTTGTTAAGCAGCCACGACCCCGAGGTGCAAAGAGCAGCCAGCGCCGCATTGGGCAATTTGGCCGTCAACG CCGAAAACAAGCTCTTAGTTGTGTCTCTTGGTGGTCTTGAACCACTCATTCGACAAATGCTCAGCCCCAACGTGGAAGTGCAATGCAATGCAGTTGGGTGCATCACAAACCTTGCCACCCATG ACGAAAATAAGACTCAAATCGCCAAGTCTGGTGCGTTAGTGCCTTTAACCCGGTTGGCCAAGTCAAAGGATATGCGAGTACAGAGGAACGCCACTGGGGCGCTACTCAATATGACTCATTCCG ACGAGAACCGTCAACAGCTTGTCGCTGCGGGTGCCATTCCTGTTCTTGTCAGCCTTCTTAATTCACCGGATACCGATGTCCAATATTACTGCACGACTGCTTTGAGTAACATTGCTGTTGACG CTGCCAACCGAAAGAAGCTTGCTCAGTCTGAGCCCAAGCTTGTTCAGAGCCTTGTCCAGCTCATGGACAGTCAGAGTTTGAAGGTTCAATGTCAGgctgctcttgctcttcgTAACCTTGCCAGTGACA GCAAATATCAAATCGAAATTGTCAAATTCGGCGGTCTTAAACCCCTtctccgccttcttcactcttcctatcttcctctcattcTCTCAGCTGCTGCTTGTGTCCGCAATGTGTCTATCCACCCCGCAAATGAATCTCCCATCATCGAGTCGGGTTTCCTCCAACCTCTAATTGAGCTCTTGTCTTTTGACGAAAACGAAGAAGTTCAATGTCATGCAATTTCCACTTTACGGAATTTAGCTGCTAGTAGcgagaagaacaagggaGCGATTGTGGAAGCTGGAGCTGTGGAAAAGATAAAGTCTCTGGTCTTGACTGTTCCATTGGCAGTGCAAAGTGAAATGACAGCTTGCGTTGCTGTCTTGGCGTTGAGTG ATGATTTGAAGCCGCAACTCCTGGAAATGGGAATCTGTGAGGTGCTTATTCCTTTGACCAATTCCCCTAGTGTTGAGGTACAGGGGAACAGCGCGGCAGCTTTGGGaaatctctcttccaaag CGGCCGAGGATTATGCGCCCTTCAACGCAGTATGGAACAAGCCCGACGGAGGATTGCACGCCTATCTCGTAAGGTTCTTAAGCAGCGCCGATATCACCTTCCAACACATTGCCGTCTGG ACCATCGTGCAATTACTGGAAGCTGAAGACGAGCAGCTGACCAACAACATTCGATCCTCCCCTATTTTGATATCTTCTATCCGTCAACTCGCCaaatctcctcctccttctcgtgCCGGTGGTGCCCCTCGCCGTGATCCGAACGACCCTTCCGCTGGCTCATCGGACGATGAATTCGAGGACGGATTAACAGATcaagagggggaaggggagattGTCAGCCTTGCCCGGCGAATTTTGGATCTCACCGAAGTgggggaaggtgatgagTTTGGTGAAAGAGGGGGTCGAAACGTCCCTGTTAGTAGCCATGGACAAGCCTcagggcaagggcaaacTAGTAATGTCGGAAGTATGGGTTCGGAGCACGCGGCATTGCGAGCTAGTGTGCACCGGGCCCTaagtggtggaggcagaTAG
- a CDS encoding succinate dehydrogenase, cytochrome b556 subunit, giving the protein MSVSILRNSLARAVQKPSILRTTPGLMLAQRRLASTQPMTNAENITLLNSQRQHRPTSPHLAIYQPQLTWYLSSLHRITGVAVGGALYLSAMAYLLHPLVPAIDSAHLIQLVHDLPGWLKGSAKFIIALPFTFHCYNGLRHLNWDIGKALTIKGVYRTGYAVLGATVLSSLYLAFFI; this is encoded by the exons ATGTCCGTCTCCATTCTCCGTAACTCCCTCGCTAGGGCAGTCCAGAAGC CCTCAATCCTCCGGACCACTCCCGGTCTCATGCTCGCCCAGCGACG ACTTGCCTCCACCCAACCCATGACTAACGCTGAGAACATTACTCTTCTTAACTCTCAAAGGCAGCACCGACCCACGTCTCCTCATTTGGCCATTTACCAGCCTCAG CTCACATGGTATCTCTCCAGTTTGCATCGTATCACCGGTGTTGCTGTTGGAGGTGCTCTTTACCTGTCCGCCATGGCctaccttcttcacccccTTGTCCCTGCCATCGACTCTGCCCACCTCATTCAACTGGTGCACGATTTACCCGGATGGTTGAAGGGAAGCGCCAAGTTCATCATTGCTCTCCCCTTTACCTTCCACTGCTATAACGGTTTGAGGCATTTGAACTGGGATATTGGAAAAG CTCTTACCATTAAGGGTGTCTACCGAACAGGTTACGCTGTTCTCGGTGCCActgttctctcttccctttacCTCGCATTCTTCATTTAA